The proteins below come from a single Halobacillus salinarum genomic window:
- the atpB gene encoding F0F1 ATP synthase subunit A encodes MNHEAPMWNDAFGIAWLDFNLANVLMMLVSSIIVFIVCVAATRGLQRRPRGFQNFMEWLIDFIKGIVGSNMDWQVGRKFLPLGLTLFTYIFVSNMLGVVTLWAPHHTLWWKSPTSDPGITLTLAVMVVVLTHYYGIKLRGTSEYGKDFVRPLPFLAPFKIIEEFSNTLTLGLRLYGNIYAGEILLGLLAGLATSSVLGFFGGVIPLLAWQAFSTFVGFIQAFIFTMLTMVYMSHKVSSDH; translated from the coding sequence TTGAATCACGAAGCACCGATGTGGAACGACGCATTTGGAATAGCCTGGCTAGACTTTAATTTAGCAAACGTGCTAATGATGCTGGTTTCTTCCATAATAGTGTTCATCGTATGTGTGGCAGCAACAAGAGGTTTGCAGCGCAGACCGAGAGGCTTCCAGAACTTCATGGAATGGCTCATTGATTTTATCAAAGGCATCGTCGGCTCCAACATGGACTGGCAAGTCGGTAGAAAATTCTTACCCTTAGGGCTGACCTTATTCACATACATTTTTGTCTCCAACATGTTAGGGGTAGTAACGCTTTGGGCACCGCACCACACTCTTTGGTGGAAATCACCAACGTCAGACCCGGGCATCACCTTAACATTAGCTGTTATGGTCGTAGTGTTAACTCACTATTACGGCATTAAGTTAAGAGGCACATCCGAATATGGAAAGGACTTTGTTCGTCCACTGCCGTTCTTGGCTCCTTTCAAAATCATCGAGGAGTTTTCGAACACATTGACGCTTGGTCTTCGTCTGTACGGTAACATTTATGCCGGGGAAATTTTGCTTGGCCTGTTGGCAGGTCTAGCCACCAGTAGTGTCCTTGGCTTCTTTGGAGGAGTAATCCCATTGCTTGCATGGCAGGCATTCAGTACATTTGTAGGGTTTATCCAAGCCTTTATTTTCACTATGTTAACAATGGTGTACATGTCTCACAAAGTGAGTTCTGACCATTAA
- the atpE gene encoding F0F1 ATP synthase subunit C: MGLIAAAIAVGLAAVGAGIGNGLIVGRTVEGIARQPELRGVLQTTMFIGVALVEALPIIGVVIAFIVLGR, encoded by the coding sequence ATGGGTCTAATTGCAGCGGCAATTGCAGTAGGTCTTGCAGCAGTAGGTGCAGGGATTGGTAACGGTTTGATCGTAGGAAGAACAGTAGAAGGGATTGCCCGTCAGCCTGAATTGCGCGGTGTCCTTCAAACAACTATGTTCATTGGTGTTGCACTAGTTGAGGCACTTCCAATCATCGGTGTCGTAATCGCATTTATCGTATTGGGCAGATAA
- a CDS encoding F0F1 ATP synthase subunit B, protein MQSLTGFLILGAEAGGLNIGDMLVQLIIFLVLLALLGKFAWGPFMNMMKEREDYISNEIDTAEKSREEAQRLQREATEELKKTRQDAQSIIEEARNTAAQQEKSIIETARKESDRMKEAARQEIEQERDKAVQQLKDQVATMSVMIASKVIEKELSEQDQQKLIDEYITEAGEDR, encoded by the coding sequence GTGCAAAGTTTGACAGGATTTTTGATTCTCGGTGCCGAGGCTGGCGGCCTGAACATCGGCGATATGCTCGTTCAGCTGATTATTTTCCTAGTATTACTGGCTTTATTAGGAAAGTTTGCCTGGGGACCTTTCATGAACATGATGAAAGAAAGAGAAGACTACATCTCTAACGAAATAGATACGGCTGAAAAGAGCCGCGAAGAAGCCCAGCGCTTACAGCGTGAAGCTACAGAAGAGTTGAAGAAGACAAGACAGGATGCGCAGAGCATTATTGAAGAAGCCCGTAACACGGCAGCACAGCAGGAAAAATCGATCATTGAAACCGCTCGTAAAGAGTCGGACCGCATGAAAGAAGCGGCTCGTCAGGAGATCGAGCAGGAGCGCGACAAGGCTGTTCAGCAGCTGAAGGACCAAGTGGCAACGATGTCCGTGATGATCGCTTCGAAGGTGATCGAGAAAGAATTGTCTGAACAGGATCAGCAGAAGCTGATTGATGAATATATCACAGAAGCAGGCGAAGATCGATGA
- a CDS encoding F0F1 ATP synthase subunit delta has product MSVPILAKRYAQALFQLAQERSKLEQFETELRTMREVLSSNDKLFTFLKHPKVSLDQKKKVIDESFGAFSSELVNTSKLLLERHREGIIPEMAGQFIALMNEKKGIADATVYSVRALSDDEKQKISQTFAAKVGKQSLNITNITEPNLLGGLRVRIGNRIFDGSVRGKLNRIERELVSKY; this is encoded by the coding sequence ATGAGTGTACCTATTTTAGCGAAACGGTATGCGCAAGCTCTTTTTCAACTCGCTCAGGAACGTTCCAAGCTCGAACAGTTTGAAACAGAATTAAGAACGATGCGCGAAGTTTTAAGCAGCAACGACAAGCTTTTCACTTTTCTAAAGCATCCGAAGGTTTCATTGGATCAGAAGAAAAAAGTGATCGACGAATCGTTCGGCGCTTTTTCCAGTGAACTCGTCAACACGTCGAAGCTGTTACTGGAGCGCCACCGCGAAGGGATTATCCCTGAGATGGCCGGTCAGTTTATCGCTTTAATGAATGAGAAAAAAGGCATTGCCGATGCAACGGTTTATTCCGTCCGCGCTTTGTCTGACGATGAAAAACAGAAGATTTCCCAGACGTTTGCGGCTAAAGTCGGCAAGCAGTCATTGAACATAACTAATATTACTGAACCGAACTTGCTCGGAGGACTCCGCGTAAGAATCGGGAACCGTATTTTCGATGGTTCTGTCCGCGGCAAGCTTAACCGCATCGAACGTGAACTAGTATCGAAATATTGA
- a CDS encoding F0F1 ATP synthase subunit gamma, which yields MASLRDIKGRINSTKKTKQITKAMEMVSASKLNRAEQNAKSFVPYSDKIQEVVANIASGTSSRHPMLQNREVKRTGYLVITSDRGLAGAYNSSILRKVYSQIHNHHTSAEEYKIITLGRIGRDFFRKRNMPVDMDITGLADQPNFADIKDIAQDTVQLFIDEEIDELYLYYNHYVSAMTQEVTERKVLPLTDFSDSKKVSSSSYEYEPGEDEILEVLLPQYAESLIYGALLDGKASEHAARMTAMKSATDNAEDLIGDLTLSYNRARQAAITQEITEIVGGAAALE from the coding sequence GTGGCATCCCTTAGAGACATTAAAGGACGGATTAATTCTACAAAAAAGACGAAGCAGATTACAAAAGCCATGGAAATGGTATCTGCGTCCAAGCTGAATCGTGCGGAGCAGAATGCGAAGTCTTTTGTTCCATATAGCGACAAAATCCAAGAGGTTGTGGCAAATATCGCTTCTGGTACATCAAGCCGGCACCCAATGCTCCAAAACCGTGAAGTCAAACGGACGGGGTACTTGGTCATCACTTCGGACCGCGGGCTTGCAGGAGCGTACAACAGCAGTATTCTTCGTAAGGTGTACAGCCAGATTCATAATCACCACACATCAGCCGAAGAATACAAAATCATCACGCTAGGACGGATCGGCCGTGATTTCTTCCGCAAACGCAACATGCCTGTGGATATGGACATTACCGGTCTTGCCGACCAGCCGAATTTTGCCGATATTAAGGATATTGCTCAAGATACTGTGCAGTTGTTTATCGACGAAGAGATCGATGAGCTCTATCTCTATTACAACCACTATGTAAGTGCGATGACTCAAGAAGTAACCGAGAGAAAAGTGCTGCCACTAACCGATTTTAGTGATTCGAAAAAAGTTTCCTCAAGCTCCTATGAGTATGAACCAGGAGAAGACGAGATTCTGGAAGTACTGCTGCCGCAATATGCGGAGAGTTTGATTTATGGAGCTTTACTGGACGGGAAAGCGAGTGAGCACGCCGCTCGAATGACAGCGATGAAGAGTGCTACGGATAACGCTGAAGATTTGATCGGAGATCTTACACTTTCCTACAACCGTGCCCGTCAAGCAGCCATTACCCAAGAGATTACCGAGATTGTCGGCGGCGCCGCTGCCCTCGAGTAG
- the atpD gene encoding F0F1 ATP synthase subunit beta — MSKGRVTQIMGPVVDVAFDDGHLPEINNALHVKYDAKTENEKSVDLTLEVALHLGDNSVRTVAMASTDGVMRGTEVTDLGGPISVPVGDVTLGRVFNVLGEKIDLDEPLSTDVRRDPIHRQAPSFENLATETEILETGIKVVDLLAPYVKGGKIGLFGGAGVGKTVLIQELINNIAQEHGGISVFAGVGERTREGNDLYYEMKDSGVISKTAMVFGQMNEPPGARMRVALTGLTMAEYFRDEEGQDVLFFIDNIFRFTQGGLEVSALLGRMPSAVGYQPTLATEMGQLQERITSTDKGSVTSIQAIYVPADDYTDPAPATTFAHLDATTNLERKLSEQGIYPAVDPLASTSRALDPDIVGKEHYEVAREVQRTLQRYKELQDIIAILGMDELSDEDKLTVARARRVQFFLSQNFHVAEQFTGQPGSYVPVSETVKGFKEILDGKYDDVPEDAFRLVGRIEEVVEKSKQMQ, encoded by the coding sequence ATGAGTAAAGGACGCGTAACTCAAATCATGGGACCGGTTGTCGACGTTGCGTTTGACGACGGACACCTCCCAGAGATTAACAACGCCTTGCACGTCAAATATGACGCGAAAACTGAAAATGAAAAAAGCGTCGATCTTACACTAGAAGTGGCCCTTCACCTGGGTGACAACTCCGTCCGTACAGTAGCCATGGCCTCCACCGATGGAGTCATGCGCGGTACAGAGGTGACCGACCTCGGAGGACCTATTTCCGTTCCCGTAGGTGACGTTACGCTGGGACGCGTATTTAACGTATTAGGTGAAAAGATCGACCTGGATGAACCACTGAGCACCGACGTCCGCCGTGACCCGATTCACAGACAGGCGCCATCCTTTGAAAACCTGGCGACAGAAACCGAAATTCTTGAGACAGGGATCAAAGTTGTTGACCTGCTCGCCCCTTATGTAAAAGGTGGGAAAATCGGCCTCTTCGGTGGAGCCGGTGTAGGGAAAACCGTATTGATTCAGGAGCTCATTAACAACATCGCCCAGGAGCACGGCGGGATTTCCGTGTTTGCCGGTGTTGGAGAGCGTACTCGTGAAGGAAATGACCTTTATTACGAAATGAAGGATTCCGGCGTTATTTCTAAAACAGCGATGGTGTTCGGTCAGATGAACGAGCCGCCTGGAGCACGTATGCGTGTAGCTTTAACAGGTTTGACGATGGCGGAATACTTCCGTGACGAAGAAGGCCAGGACGTATTGTTCTTCATCGACAACATCTTCCGCTTTACCCAAGGTGGACTTGAAGTATCTGCCCTGCTTGGCCGTATGCCATCTGCCGTTGGTTACCAGCCGACGCTTGCAACTGAAATGGGTCAGCTTCAGGAGCGGATTACGTCCACTGACAAAGGTTCCGTAACTTCCATCCAGGCGATTTACGTACCTGCCGATGACTATACGGATCCGGCGCCAGCGACAACCTTCGCCCACTTGGATGCGACAACGAACCTTGAGCGTAAGCTGTCTGAGCAAGGGATTTACCCAGCGGTGGATCCGCTGGCATCAACTTCCCGTGCGCTTGACCCGGATATCGTTGGGAAAGAACATTATGAAGTGGCTCGTGAAGTTCAGCGGACGCTGCAGCGCTACAAAGAATTGCAGGATATCATCGCGATCCTTGGTATGGACGAGCTGTCTGATGAAGATAAGCTTACAGTTGCCCGTGCCCGCCGCGTACAGTTCTTCCTGTCCCAAAACTTCCACGTAGCGGAGCAGTTTACCGGCCAGCCTGGTTCTTACGTGCCAGTTTCTGAAACCGTGAAAGGCTTCAAAGAAATCCTTGATGGAAAATATGACGATGTACCTGAAGATGCTTTCCGTCTAGTAGGACGCATTGAAGAAGTCGTTGAAAAATCAAAGCAAATGCAATAA
- a CDS encoding F0F1 ATP synthase subunit epsilon, with amino-acid sequence MSTLTVSVVTPDGPVLEGDYEMVSCKAEAGELGILPGHIPMVAPLTISAIRLKGEGDSNRVAVSGGFLEVRPKKVTILAQTAERPSDIDVDRARMAKERAERRMQNKQDNIDFKRAEMALKRAINRLEVFENKF; translated from the coding sequence ATGAGCACACTAACGGTGAGTGTTGTCACTCCTGATGGCCCGGTCCTAGAAGGCGACTATGAGATGGTAAGCTGTAAAGCTGAAGCGGGGGAGCTTGGGATTCTTCCCGGCCACATTCCAATGGTGGCCCCTCTTACGATCAGCGCGATTCGTCTGAAAGGCGAAGGAGACTCCAATCGCGTGGCGGTAAGCGGAGGATTTCTTGAAGTTCGTCCAAAGAAAGTGACGATTCTTGCCCAAACAGCTGAGCGGCCTTCCGACATAGACGTCGACCGTGCTCGCATGGCAAAAGAAAGAGCAGAAAGACGCATGCAGAATAAACAAGACAACATTGATTTCAAACGGGCTGAAATGGCTCTTAAACGGGCAATCAACCGTTTGGAGGTTTTCGAGAATAAATTTTAA
- a CDS encoding DUF1146 family protein, translating to MDQYFAQDAVLSMISHIIFIIITWRVLQSLNFDGLFRKHRVFEARVLMIFLTIAIATTVSNFFLDLISWSNSLVYLFQ from the coding sequence ATGGATCAATATTTTGCTCAAGACGCAGTGTTAAGCATGATCTCTCATATTATTTTTATCATCATTACGTGGCGCGTGCTGCAATCCTTGAACTTTGACGGATTGTTTAGAAAGCATCGTGTATTTGAAGCACGAGTGCTGATGATCTTTTTAACGATCGCCATTGCGACCACGGTCAGTAACTTTTTTCTAGATCTGATTTCCTGGTCCAACAGTTTAGTGTATTTGTTTCAATAA
- a CDS encoding YwmB family TATA-box binding protein — protein sequence MKEVFPGQTESKKRAWGGMKMKSIILSVLSLLIVGAGVDPQETAGKDPSGLPLDEFVSFAEGEHLKITSWSVTMKENVSKERAAHLQQQLRADLPQGTLTEQNGLKARKWILNRHKSGNFDESFVLILPRNSNDLPEMVYTLSSEGTASLTAINLDKYVNLMKRRYFTKNVTIFSCLKANASDMINDVLVYQKFKNAFNIATIEEVIENSWTSRSGYTEQWGNALPLAKDQMNVQFATRTLGGKTNITIGTPIISAEY from the coding sequence ATGAAAGAGGTCTTCCCAGGCCAAACTGAAAGTAAGAAACGTGCTTGGGGAGGCATGAAGATGAAAAGCATTATTTTGAGCGTTTTGTCACTATTGATTGTCGGTGCAGGTGTTGATCCGCAGGAAACGGCGGGAAAGGATCCATCAGGTCTTCCACTTGATGAATTTGTGTCGTTTGCTGAGGGTGAACATCTGAAGATCACCAGCTGGTCGGTAACGATGAAGGAAAATGTGAGCAAAGAGAGAGCCGCACACTTACAGCAGCAGCTGCGCGCGGATTTGCCACAGGGAACACTTACAGAACAGAACGGATTGAAGGCGAGAAAATGGATACTGAACCGTCATAAATCCGGGAATTTCGACGAATCCTTTGTATTGATCCTTCCAAGAAATTCTAATGATCTGCCTGAAATGGTTTACACGCTCAGTTCTGAGGGAACAGCTTCTTTAACGGCGATCAATCTCGACAAATATGTCAATTTGATGAAACGTCGTTATTTTACGAAAAATGTCACCATTTTCTCTTGTCTTAAGGCAAATGCTAGTGATATGATAAATGATGTTTTAGTCTATCAAAAATTCAAAAATGCATTCAACATAGCAACGATCGAAGAAGTGATTGAGAATAGCTGGACGAGCAGGTCCGGCTACACGGAGCAGTGGGGAAATGCGTTGCCATTAGCGAAGGATCAGATGAATGTGCAGTTTGCCACCCGAACTTTGGGCGGTAAGACAAACATCACTATTGGCACACCCATTATCTCTGCTGAATATTAA
- the murA gene encoding UDP-N-acetylglucosamine 1-carboxyvinyltransferase produces MEKIIVRGGRQLNGTVKAEGAKNAVLPVIAASIIASEGKSVLHDVPALADVSTINEVIRHMNAVVDVEGNTVSIDASGELTTEAPIEYVRKMRASVLVLGPLLARYGHAKVALPGGCAIGSRPIDQHLKGFEAMGAEVTVGNGYIEAEVKGRLTGAKIYFDVPSVGATENVMMAAALAEGKTILENCAKEPEIVDLANYLNKMGANVVGAGTETIRIEGVDKLTGATHTIIPDRIEAGTFMVAAAITGGNVLIQGAMHEHLRSLVAKMEEMGVIIEEEDDGLRVIGPDFLKATDIKTMPHPGFPTDMQSQMMALMLNARGTSVITETVFENRFMHVEEFRRMNANLKIEGRSVIVEGPSSLQGAEVAATDLRAGAALILAGLVADGYTRVTELKHLDRGYVDFAEKLAELGADIERVTEDEAVYMEEVEPNESVSTL; encoded by the coding sequence TTGGAAAAAATCATCGTCCGTGGTGGGAGGCAGCTGAATGGCACCGTGAAAGCGGAAGGCGCCAAGAATGCCGTACTGCCTGTCATCGCAGCAAGTATTATTGCAAGTGAAGGAAAAAGCGTACTACACGATGTCCCTGCTTTAGCTGATGTTTCTACAATTAATGAAGTGATTCGACATATGAATGCCGTAGTAGATGTAGAAGGAAATACGGTATCGATCGACGCTTCAGGCGAATTAACTACAGAAGCACCAATAGAATATGTTAGAAAAATGAGAGCCTCTGTTCTCGTGCTGGGACCACTTTTGGCCCGGTATGGACACGCGAAGGTTGCCCTTCCAGGCGGATGTGCGATTGGTTCACGTCCCATTGACCAGCATCTCAAAGGCTTTGAAGCCATGGGTGCCGAGGTTACCGTTGGAAATGGCTATATAGAAGCTGAAGTAAAAGGACGTCTTACAGGCGCGAAGATTTATTTTGATGTCCCTAGTGTAGGGGCTACCGAGAACGTTATGATGGCTGCAGCGCTTGCGGAAGGAAAAACCATCCTTGAGAACTGTGCAAAAGAGCCGGAAATCGTCGATCTAGCGAATTACTTAAATAAAATGGGTGCAAACGTAGTCGGTGCTGGTACAGAAACCATTCGTATTGAAGGAGTGGATAAACTCACTGGCGCAACACATACCATCATTCCGGACCGGATTGAAGCAGGAACCTTTATGGTAGCTGCTGCGATCACGGGAGGGAACGTTCTCATACAAGGAGCGATGCATGAGCACTTACGCTCTTTAGTCGCAAAAATGGAAGAGATGGGTGTCATCATTGAAGAAGAAGACGACGGACTTCGAGTCATTGGTCCTGATTTCTTAAAAGCGACAGACATCAAGACGATGCCGCATCCCGGCTTCCCGACAGATATGCAGTCGCAAATGATGGCGTTGATGCTGAATGCCCGCGGCACCAGCGTAATTACAGAAACCGTTTTTGAAAACCGCTTCATGCATGTGGAAGAATTCCGCCGCATGAACGCGAACTTGAAAATTGAAGGACGCAGCGTCATTGTAGAAGGACCTTCCTCCTTACAGGGAGCAGAAGTGGCCGCAACAGACCTGCGTGCCGGAGCAGCACTGATCCTGGCTGGCCTTGTTGCTGACGGTTACACACGTGTGACAGAGCTTAAGCATCTGGACCGCGGTTACGTAGACTTTGCGGAAAAGCTTGCCGAGCTGGGCGCGGACATCGAACGGGTCACAGAAGACGAAGCTGTTTATATGGAAGAAGTAGAACCGAACGAATCCGTTTCGACCTTATAA
- the spoIID gene encoding stage II sporulation protein D — translation MLRQRWLGLITAGGLLLLILMIPTLIVVPFTGSNEVNQATETQAVEKKAELPSKISPFSVKVLRSKTNKVEEVPLETYVARVVASEMPVNFELEALKAQALAARTYITRDMIEGKPVSNHADVTDTTGDQVYKNDQELRSQWKDAYAANMAKINKAVHETSGEIITYDGQPIYSAFFSTSNGYTENSEDYWSDDIPYLKSVASPWDLESPKFKDQKIITTDALDEALGVAPTATIQGAKITKTAGKRVDHVTIGGKSFSGREIRETFNLRSSDFTLQQKGNHIIFTTKGYGHGVGMSQYGANGMAKAGKDYKEIIHHYYQETKISPLSKQTALADRK, via the coding sequence ATGTTAAGACAAAGATGGTTAGGACTGATCACAGCGGGCGGTCTATTACTGCTCATACTCATGATTCCAACACTCATCGTGGTACCATTTACAGGATCGAACGAAGTCAACCAGGCGACAGAGACGCAAGCTGTGGAGAAGAAAGCTGAGCTTCCCTCTAAGATTTCACCCTTCTCCGTAAAAGTGTTAAGAAGCAAGACGAATAAGGTGGAGGAAGTTCCTCTGGAGACGTACGTCGCTCGTGTTGTGGCTTCCGAGATGCCGGTCAACTTCGAGCTCGAAGCCTTAAAGGCACAGGCGCTCGCTGCAAGAACGTACATTACCCGCGATATGATTGAAGGAAAACCCGTGTCCAACCACGCAGACGTGACGGATACGACGGGAGATCAAGTGTACAAAAACGACCAGGAGCTCAGAAGTCAGTGGAAGGATGCCTATGCCGCCAACATGGCTAAGATTAACAAAGCCGTACATGAAACCTCCGGTGAAATCATCACCTATGACGGCCAGCCGATTTATTCAGCTTTTTTCTCAACAAGTAACGGCTACACAGAAAACTCAGAAGACTACTGGAGCGATGACATTCCTTATTTAAAGAGTGTCGCAAGTCCCTGGGATCTCGAGTCACCTAAATTTAAGGATCAAAAAATTATAACGACAGACGCCCTCGATGAAGCGCTTGGTGTAGCTCCTACTGCTACCATACAAGGTGCCAAAATTACAAAGACTGCTGGAAAACGCGTCGATCACGTGACGATCGGCGGCAAAAGCTTTTCCGGGAGAGAAATCCGTGAAACGTTCAACCTGCGCTCAAGCGACTTCACCCTGCAGCAAAAAGGCAACCATATTATATTCACGACAAAGGGCTACGGTCACGGAGTCGGCATGAGCCAATACGGGGCAAACGGCATGGCGAAAGCCGGCAAGGATTATAAAGAAATTATTCACCATTATTATCAGGAAACGAAAATCTCACCACTCAGCAAGCAGACAGCACTTGCCGATCGAAAATAG
- a CDS encoding M23 family metallopeptidase → MTKLKFKRLMRKKWLYPALYLTVAALVLVGVFWYQQSSNDVGNKIAEQPQSDVQDDVVTQDHDSQVVMNQNENLDLPVADEQAASIVTKFYDYGASKEDQESALVLYNNKYYQSEGVDYTKEDGSTFDVAAALSGTVTEVKEDPLYGNVVEITHDDDVTTVYASLDEVSVEAGSEVIQGDVLGKAGTNSFGQASGVHVHFEVRNEGKPVNPEKFFGQPISKIKEEAAKQDEAVKEEAAPNATTEEQPTQDQQITDDPAQGTNSADEDADAGNESEPGEEDGQSTDDELAPDDEQQAPSEDSASSLPSTQA, encoded by the coding sequence GTGACTAAATTAAAATTTAAACGCTTAATGCGAAAGAAATGGTTGTATCCTGCTTTGTATTTGACAGTTGCTGCTTTAGTTCTTGTAGGGGTGTTCTGGTATCAGCAAAGCTCCAATGACGTTGGAAATAAAATTGCTGAACAGCCACAATCAGATGTACAAGATGATGTAGTTACTCAAGATCACGATTCACAGGTCGTTATGAACCAAAATGAAAACTTGGACTTGCCTGTAGCAGATGAACAAGCTGCATCGATTGTTACCAAGTTCTATGATTACGGCGCATCCAAAGAAGATCAAGAAAGTGCACTGGTCCTATACAACAATAAGTACTACCAAAGTGAAGGCGTCGATTACACGAAGGAAGACGGAAGCACATTTGATGTCGCGGCTGCTCTATCCGGAACGGTCACAGAAGTGAAAGAGGATCCACTTTATGGAAATGTAGTAGAAATCACTCACGATGATGATGTAACGACGGTTTACGCAAGTCTGGACGAAGTTTCTGTTGAAGCAGGTTCTGAAGTTATTCAAGGCGATGTACTAGGAAAAGCCGGCACGAACTCTTTTGGACAAGCGAGCGGCGTTCACGTACACTTCGAAGTCCGCAATGAAGGAAAACCTGTCAACCCTGAGAAATTCTTTGGTCAGCCTATCAGCAAAATCAAAGAAGAAGCAGCTAAACAGGATGAAGCTGTGAAAGAAGAAGCAGCTCCTAATGCGACGACCGAAGAACAGCCAACCCAGGATCAACAGATTACTGACGATCCAGCTCAAGGTACAAACAGTGCTGATGAAGATGCAGATGCAGGGAATGAATCAGAGCCTGGCGAGGAAGATGGCCAGTCCACTGACGATGAACTTGCTCCTGATGACGAACAGCAAGCACCTAGTGAAGACAGTGCTTCATCACTGCCTTCCACACAAGCTTAA
- the spoIIID gene encoding sporulation transcriptional regulator SpoIIID gives MHDYIKERTIKIGEHIIETKKTVRVIAKEFGVSKSTVHKDLTERLPEINPELAKQVKKILDYHKEIRHLRGGEATRLKYQTQLVKEKPVQPLH, from the coding sequence GTGCATGATTACATCAAAGAGAGGACTATCAAGATCGGTGAGCACATTATCGAAACGAAAAAAACGGTGAGAGTTATCGCCAAGGAATTTGGCGTATCTAAAAGTACGGTGCACAAGGACCTAACGGAACGACTGCCAGAAATCAATCCAGAGCTTGCGAAACAAGTCAAAAAGATTTTGGATTACCACAAAGAAATCAGGCATCTGCGGGGCGGGGAAGCGACACGCCTGAAATATCAAACGCAGCTCGTTAAGGAAAAACCGGTTCAGCCCCTGCATTAA
- the mreB gene encoding rod shape-determining protein, giving the protein MFARDIGIDLGTANVLIHVKGKGIVLNEPSVVAMDRNTGKVLEVGEEARRMVGRTPGNIEAIRPLKDGVIADFDVTEAMLRHFIQKTNVRGFLSKPRMLICCPTNITKVEQKAIREAAEKSGGKRIYLEEEPKVAAIGAGMDIFQPSGNMVVDIGGGTTDVAVLSMGDIVTASSIKMAGDKFDHEILQYIKKQYKLLIGERTAEEIKISIATVFPGSRKEEIEIRGRDMVSGLPRTIAVNSDEIQKALRESVQVIVQAAKSVLERTPPELSADIIDRGIIMTGGGALLHGIDQLLAEELKVPVFKAESPMDCVAAGTGIMLENIDKVAKNKIV; this is encoded by the coding sequence ATGTTTGCAAGAGATATTGGAATTGACCTCGGAACAGCGAACGTTCTGATTCATGTAAAAGGTAAAGGAATCGTGTTAAATGAACCGTCTGTTGTAGCGATGGACCGCAATACAGGCAAAGTGCTTGAGGTAGGAGAAGAAGCCCGCCGTATGGTCGGCCGTACGCCTGGAAACATCGAAGCGATCCGTCCACTAAAAGACGGCGTGATTGCGGATTTTGACGTAACGGAAGCGATGCTTCGACACTTTATTCAAAAGACGAACGTCCGTGGCTTTCTTTCTAAACCGCGTATGCTGATCTGCTGCCCGACGAATATTACGAAGGTTGAGCAGAAAGCAATCCGTGAAGCGGCTGAGAAGTCCGGCGGCAAGAGAATTTATTTAGAAGAAGAGCCGAAGGTGGCAGCGATTGGCGCAGGCATGGATATTTTCCAGCCGAGCGGTAATATGGTTGTCGATATCGGCGGCGGAACGACGGACGTTGCCGTATTGTCCATGGGAGACATCGTCACGGCTTCCTCTATTAAAATGGCTGGTGACAAGTTTGACCATGAAATTCTGCAATATATTAAAAAGCAGTACAAATTATTGATCGGTGAGCGGACAGCGGAGGAAATAAAAATTTCGATCGCGACCGTGTTCCCTGGGTCACGAAAAGAAGAAATTGAAATCCGCGGCCGTGACATGGTATCCGGCCTTCCGCGTACGATTGCTGTCAATTCTGATGAAATTCAAAAAGCGCTGCGGGAGTCCGTACAGGTCATCGTTCAGGCAGCGAAGTCTGTGCTTGAGCGCACGCCTCCTGAATTGTCCGCAGATATTATTGACCGCGGCATCATCATGACCGGCGGAGGAGCTTTGCTGCACGGCATTGATCAGCTGTTAGCGGAAGAATTAAAGGTTCCCGTTTTCAAAGCGGAATCGCCGATGGACTGCGTCGCTGCCGGAACCGGCATCATGCTTGAAAATATCGATAAAGTCGCAAAGAACAAGATCGTATAA